In Candidatus Hydrogenedentota bacterium, the genomic stretch GCACGCAGACACCGAGAAACAACAGCGACGCGATGACCGCGTTCACGGTGCCGACAGCGCGGCCCTGCAAGGCTGCGCGGCCCCCGAGGTGGAGAAAGGCGGCGACCAGCCATCCGAGCGCCAGCAACAGGGCAAGACCCAGCGACGCGTAAAGCCAGACAAGCGTCCGCTCCCAGATCAGGACGTTTACGGCGAGCAATAGCAGCAGCAGTGTGCCCGCGCCCAATACCGTCTTGGCCAGCCGCATCGCTCAGCCCCTCCAGTTCCGGCTTTCCAGCGCGCGAAACGTGAGAAACAGGAAGAAGGCGCTGAACAGGACGTAATAGGCGATATCCTGGGGCTGCACGACGCCCAGGGTCAGTTCCTCGAGGTGCTTGTCCGCCGCCAATTGCCGCGCGAGCGCGCGCAGCACGGTATAGCTTCCGATAAGCAGCGGCTGCAGCGGCCCAGCCCCCGCCGCGGCGATGTCGCGCGGCTCGGGCAGGTCCTCCGCTATGTTGCCCGCGAAAAACAGCACCATGGTCAGCCCGAAACTGAAAGCCGCGGCGGTGATCTGCGTTTGCGCAAGGCAGGAAATGAAGAAACCGAGGCTGAGAAATGCCGCGCCCATGAGAAACACGCCGGCCAATCCGCAAGCGAGTACGACAGGCTCGATCGCGACATAACGCTCCACGATGACCAGGTGAATGCCCACGACCGTCATCATGACGCCCAGCATGGCCAGCGCCGCGAGGTACTTGCCAAAGACAATCTCGCTATCGCGCAAGGGCAGCGTGAACAGCTGCTCCGCCGTGCCGCGATGCCGTTCCTCCGCCATGAGCCGCATCGTGATCAAGGGTGTCAGAAACACGATCATCATCCCGGCGAACACGAGATACGGATGGAGGAAGAACTCTTCGAAATCCGGCACGCTCGTGAAGCCGTAGTCGGTCGGCGCCTGCGACATCCGGGCATAGTCCAGAAACATGGCGCGAAATCCCAACCCCACGACGACGGCGAAGATACCGGTCACGACATAACCCGCGGGCGTGAGGAAATACGCGGCGAACTCGCGCTTGCAGACGGCCCAGGTGTTTCTCATGCCGCCTGGTCCCCGCCGATGGCCCGAAGGAACAACTCTTCGAGCGAAGGGCCGCCCGCGTCCACGCGGTGCTCCGCGGCAATACGCCCGCAATGCATGATGATGACCCGGTCGCAAGTCATGGCGGCTTCCGGCAGGATATGCGTGCTGAGCAATACGGTGTGCTCAGGCGCCAGCGCCCGGACCAGGTGGCGCACCTCGATGATCTGCCGCGGGTCCAGGCCCACGGTCGGTTCATCCAGAATCAGCACAGGCGGATTACCCACCAGCGCCTGCGCCAGACCCACCCGCTGACGATACCCTTTCGAAAGATTGCGGACCAGCCGTCCCGCCATGTCGTTCACGCCGCAGTGCGCCATTACCCGGTCCACTTCCTCTCGCCGCGCCGCGCGCCGGACCCCCTTCACTTCGGCCACGTAGCGCAGAAACGCCGACACCGTCATCTCTTCGTAGACCGGCACCCGCTCAGGCAGATAGCCGACCCGGCGCTTCACTTCCAGCGGATGCGCGTGCACCTCGTACCCGGCGATGGTCGCGCGGCCCCGCGTTGCGGGCGCGAACCCCGTCAGAATGCGTATCGTCGTCGTCTTGCCAGCCCCATTCGGCCCCAGAAAGCCTACAATCTCGCCTGGCGCAATCTTGAATGAGATATCGTCGATAGCCGCCACGGGGCCGTAGCACTTGGTCAACCCTTCGACTTCAATCACCGATGCATGTCTCCCTTCCCGCATCGTTCGGGAAAACGCCTGCGGCGCGGCTGCCGATGACGGCGCGCCGCCCTAATTGCGTAGTCTATCAGCCGGGAACGGAACCGCGCCAGTTCCGGGAAACGGCGCTGGCAGGGGTTCCGCGAGGGCGGAATAATCCCTTCAGGCTCCGGTGTCTTCACGAAAACGGCAACCGGCAAGAATTGCCGCAAGAATATACATTGACAGAATCAGCATTCCCGGTTACGATTAAGTAAAGGCACGTGAGGACCGCGCAAGAAACCTCTAGATGCCGGTGCAGGGTACTCAGTGGACGCTGACGGCGCAGCATGGTTCCCCGAGCGCCCCTTTTGCCCTACTTAACAGGAAATGCCAGACCACGGGGGAATTGGCTGGTGCGCGAACTGACCGGGACGCGCTTGGGCGTCTCGTGGCAGCAGTAGGGATTTATTCGTACAGAGGCGTCTTAATTCACGGGAGGCAGACCACATGTGCGGGCGCGGCAATATTTCTGGAGCATTCGGGGAGATAGCACGCGGTAATCACAGCCGCGTGTTCGTTTTTTTGGCCATCGCTGTCTTGGCGCTCACCGTCGGGGCGCAGGCCCAGTACTCCTATCTGGACCCGATGCTGACACCGAGCCAAGGCGACCTATACCTGGACGAGCCCGCGCTGGTGACCTTCAACACCGCGTTGCGCGAACTCACCATCGGCCTCACCAAGGTCGCGGACGGCGTTTATCAAGATGGCGTCGTTACCTTCCGCTTTGACAGCGTCTACATCGCGGAAGAAGTTCCAATTGCCGTTACGGGGCCCCACCCGGTCTCCATCTTGTCCCAGAATGACATGCGCATTGACGCCACATTCGACGTTTCCGGCATCGAAGGCAGTTACGGATACGGAGTCGGGCGCGCTGGCGCCGGCGTCGGCGGCGACCCGGGATATGGCGGCGGCGGCGGCGACGGCGGCGACGGCGGCCCCGGCGGCAATGGCGGCGCGGGCGGCGACGGCGGCGACGGCGGGTATGGCGAGGCGGGCCAAAACACGGGGAAACAAGGCTCAGTGGGCGTCGACGGCTCGGGGGGCCAAGTCGGCGCCGATGGCAAGACAGGCCAGCCCGGCAAGAACGGCTTGAACGGCGGCTTCGGCTTCAACAACCTGACCGGCGCGGGCTTCCGCGGCGACGGCGGCGCCGCCGGCTCGGCAGGTCTGGGCGACAAGTCCGCCGGTGCGCTTGGCGCAGGTTCCACCTCCGTCGGAACGGGAGGTGCCGGGACTACGAGCCCGGCCCCTGCGGCCGACGGCGGCGACGGCGGCATCGGTGCGAACGGGGCCAATGCACTGGACGGGGCCGGCCCCGGCCAGGACGCCGGAAACCCAGGCGGCACGGGTGGGTCAGGCGGCACGGGCAACGCCGCGCAGTTCACCGCGCCGGCAGACACGTTGAGCCTGTTCGCGGGACCAGGCGGCGGCGGCGGCGGCGGCGGCGGCGGCGGCGGCGGGGCAGGCGCTGGTGCGGGTGGCGGCGGCGGCGGCGGCGGCGCAGGCGGCGGCGGCGGCGGGGGAGTAAAATATGGCCTTCCACTTAACGCGAAGCTTGCCGGGGCGGGCGGCGGGGCCGGCGGCGCCGGGACGCAGGGAAGCGGCGGTGGCGGCGGCGGCGGTAATAACATCGGGACCCAAGGTTCGCTCGGGTCACAGGGACCCGTTTCGCAGGTTGGCACATCGAATCCTGGGGCGTTTGAAATGCCCATGCCGGGCGGCAACGGCCAGGCGAACGCGGGCACGGGTGGCCAGGGCGGCGCCGGCGGCATCGGCGGCCCCGGCGGCGGCGGCGGTATTGGCGGTGCGGGCGCGCAGGGTGGCGGCGCCATCATTCTCGGTGCGCGCGGTCTGCTGCAGTTCACCGGAATGGTCAATATTTCCGCGGGCGTGCCAGACACCCCCGGACTGGGCGTAGGCGGCAGCGGCGGCGGCGCGGGGACATTGGGGGTCGACGGCGTGTTCGGCGGCCTGGGCGGCACGGGCTACCTCTTGAGCGGCGACGGGGGCGACGGCGGCAAAGGCGGCCGGGGCGGACAGGGAAGCGGCGGCGGTTTGGGCGGTACGGGCGGCGGCGGCGGCAGCGGCGGCAAAGGCACGCCGGGCATGGTCAAGCTGCAGGGCTCGGTTATCCTCGCCAATACCGGCGAAGTCGTGGCCAACAACGTGGCCACAACGCAGCCGCAGCACAATGGCCGGGTCACTATTATCAGCAATCTTCGCAATCCCGCGAGCCAGCATCCCAGCGTGAACAAGGCGGACGATGCGAACGCGACGCCTGTCTTCGGCAACGTGCGCAACGACGTCATCCTGACCAGCACCAACGGCTACGACACGCTGGACACGCATCCTTATATTGGCCAATTAACCACGGGCGCGGCCACGGCAGGCATTCTGAACGCCACGTTCTGGAATCAGGCGCAAGTGAGTCCGCCGGGCCAGTTCCGCATCGAGATGGTGCGTCTGTCCGGCATCATGTCGCCTTTCGCCGGATACGACCAGATTTTCATCAAGAACAACCATACGGAGGCTTTGCCGGAAGTCATTCTCGAAGTCGGTTTGAACGGCCCGCGCGCCGTCAACGCCGGCACGCTCCAGCCGGGTCAGATTTTCACAACCACCGTTGTCTCGACCGGCTCGGACTCCGTCGTGAATATCCACTCGCCCATCACTTACGACCCGGTGCCGGGCATTGCGGCGTACTACGCCCAGACCATCAGTTTTCAGGTGCGTAACGCCGACGGCGCGGGCCCCCTTACGTATCAATGGCAGGTGAACGACGGCAGCGGGTTCGTCAACGTACCCGGCGCGGTCAACGACATGCTGACCTTGCTCGCCGACGATGAAATGGATGGAAACCTCTATCGCTGTCTGATCACCGACAACACGCACACGGTCCCCACTAACGAAGCGGAATTCGACCTCCTGCTGACTGCCTTCGGCCCGGTGCCCCCTGGGCCGATCCGCATGTACGAAGGCGAAGACCTTGCGCTGGAAGTGGCGGCCATCGGCGGCGACGGCGTCTACGTCTATGCCTGGCAGCGAAACGGCGAACCGCTTGAAGATGGCGGCAGCATTTCCGGGGCCCA encodes the following:
- a CDS encoding ABC transporter permease; its protein translation is MRNTWAVCKREFAAYFLTPAGYVVTGIFAVVVGLGFRAMFLDYARMSQAPTDYGFTSVPDFEEFFLHPYLVFAGMMIVFLTPLITMRLMAEERHRGTAEQLFTLPLRDSEIVFGKYLAALAMLGVMMTVVGIHLVIVERYVAIEPVVLACGLAGVFLMGAAFLSLGFFISCLAQTQITAAAFSFGLTMVLFFAGNIAEDLPEPRDIAAAGAGPLQPLLIGSYTVLRALARQLAADKHLEELTLGVVQPQDIAYYVLFSAFFLFLTFRALESRNWRG
- a CDS encoding ABC transporter ATP-binding protein encodes the protein MIEVEGLTKCYGPVAAIDDISFKIAPGEIVGFLGPNGAGKTTTIRILTGFAPATRGRATIAGYEVHAHPLEVKRRVGYLPERVPVYEEMTVSAFLRYVAEVKGVRRAARREEVDRVMAHCGVNDMAGRLVRNLSKGYRQRVGLAQALVGNPPVLILDEPTVGLDPRQIIEVRHLVRALAPEHTVLLSTHILPEAAMTCDRVIIMHCGRIAAEHRVDAGGPSLEELFLRAIGGDQAA